The Streptomyces sp. NL15-2K genome contains a region encoding:
- a CDS encoding dienelactone hydrolase family protein encodes METQSQWASELDDESSLTEMGKLLDHMFDELGCRQVGVIGWCIGGRFALLLGGGDSRLANVVAYHPTVPGSPAPNHTLDATEFTARIAGPAMILYPGADEVVPVESFHRLRDALNSRTTGPSITHVYPGAGHGFTARALHGDPVNKAATDLSWPQVIAFIRATTLL; translated from the coding sequence ATGGAGACCCAGTCTCAGTGGGCGTCGGAACTGGATGACGAGTCCAGCCTGACCGAAATGGGCAAGCTGCTCGACCACATGTTTGACGAGCTGGGTTGCCGACAGGTCGGTGTGATCGGCTGGTGCATCGGCGGCCGGTTCGCGCTGCTGCTCGGCGGAGGGGACAGCCGGTTGGCGAACGTCGTCGCCTATCACCCCACCGTGCCGGGCTCACCCGCACCGAACCACACCCTGGATGCCACCGAGTTCACCGCCCGGATCGCCGGGCCCGCCATGATCCTCTATCCAGGCGCGGACGAGGTGGTGCCGGTGGAGAGCTTTCATCGGCTGCGGGACGCCCTGAACTCGCGGACCACCGGGCCGAGCATCACCCATGTCTACCCCGGAGCCGGGCACGGCTTCACAGCCCGCGCACTGCACGGCGACCCGGTCAACAAGGCGGCCACCGACCTGTCCTGGCCCCAGGTCATCGCGTTCATCCGGGCCACCACCCTGCTCTGA
- a CDS encoding fumarylacetoacetate hydrolase family protein: MKLITFDDGRVGRLELEERLVLPLEVGSTREYFERDGEVLETGERLRLDDVKLRAPIVPKKFFHTSGNFREHEDESKNVDWSHPMHKGIVFFQNVDAIVGPEEPVIYPEHLTSELDYELEIAVVIGKPGKFFGVDDAADHIAGYVVFNDITARDIQRREMESGVFSFCKAIDTFCPVGPYIVTADEIPDPQHLDMELRVNGVVRQKSNTSRMSVSIPHLVAYHSPQGYSAGDLITTGTVQGVAGFSGDPDMYLKPGDVVEAEVERLGVLRTPIVSWQEGRGTPVPEKVDW, translated from the coding sequence GTGAAGCTGATCACCTTCGACGACGGGCGGGTCGGCAGGCTGGAACTCGAGGAACGGCTCGTGCTGCCCCTCGAAGTCGGCAGCACCCGGGAGTACTTCGAGCGCGACGGCGAGGTCCTGGAGACCGGTGAGCGGCTGCGGCTGGACGACGTGAAGCTGCGCGCGCCGATCGTGCCGAAGAAGTTCTTCCACACGTCCGGCAACTTCCGTGAGCACGAGGACGAGTCGAAGAACGTCGACTGGTCGCACCCCATGCACAAGGGCATCGTGTTCTTCCAGAACGTCGACGCGATCGTCGGCCCGGAGGAGCCGGTCATCTACCCGGAGCACCTGACCAGTGAGCTGGACTACGAGTTGGAGATCGCCGTCGTCATCGGCAAGCCGGGCAAGTTCTTCGGCGTCGACGACGCTGCCGACCACATCGCCGGCTACGTCGTCTTCAACGACATCACCGCCCGCGACATCCAGCGCCGCGAGATGGAGTCCGGCGTCTTCTCCTTCTGCAAGGCCATCGACACCTTCTGCCCGGTCGGCCCGTACATCGTCACCGCCGACGAGATCCCCGACCCGCAGCACCTCGACATGGAACTGCGGGTCAACGGCGTGGTCCGGCAGAAGTCCAACACCAGCCGCATGTCGGTCTCCATCCCGCACCTGGTCGCCTACCACTCCCCGCAGGGCTACAGCGCCGGCGACCTCATCACCACCGGCACCGTCCAGGGCGTGGCCGGCTTCAGCGGCGACCCGGACATGTACCTGAAGCCCGGCGACGTCGTCGAGGCCGAGGTAGAGCGGCTCGGCGTCCTGCGCACCCCCATCGTCAGCTGGCAGGAGGGGCGTGGGACCCCCGTACCCGAGAAGGTGGACTGGTGA
- a CDS encoding fumarylacetoacetate hydrolase family protein, with protein sequence MRLGVLDGHTVVVSGDRAANVRWASHGRLPTDPMALLEDWPRLRDWAAGLPEEAYDIPVDPIALGAPVPRPRQVFAVALNYPPHAAEAGFTPPDEPLVFTKFPACVTGPHTSVALPRGKVDWEVELVAVIGRETYQVSENHAWKAVAALAVGQDLSERVTQLRGKPAQFSLGKSFPGFGPIGPVLVTPDELDDPDDLEITGLLNGEVVQQDRTKSMIFPVPELIARLSAVLPLFPGDLVFTGTPAGVGNRMNPPRYLTDGDELVSRIEGIGEIRQHFTGPAQRPSGG encoded by the coding sequence GTGAGGCTCGGCGTCCTCGACGGCCACACCGTCGTGGTCAGCGGCGATCGGGCCGCGAACGTCCGCTGGGCCTCGCACGGCAGACTGCCCACCGACCCGATGGCACTGCTGGAGGACTGGCCACGCCTACGCGACTGGGCGGCCGGGCTGCCCGAGGAGGCATACGACATCCCGGTCGACCCCATCGCGCTCGGCGCGCCGGTGCCGCGCCCCCGCCAGGTGTTCGCCGTCGCCCTCAACTATCCGCCGCACGCCGCGGAAGCCGGTTTCACTCCGCCCGACGAGCCGCTCGTCTTCACCAAGTTCCCGGCCTGCGTCACCGGTCCGCACACCAGCGTCGCCCTCCCCCGGGGCAAGGTCGACTGGGAAGTCGAACTCGTCGCGGTGATCGGCCGCGAGACGTACCAGGTGAGCGAGAACCACGCCTGGAAAGCGGTGGCCGCCCTGGCCGTGGGTCAGGACCTCTCCGAACGTGTCACCCAACTCCGGGGAAAACCTGCCCAGTTCAGCCTGGGCAAGTCCTTCCCCGGCTTCGGCCCCATCGGCCCTGTCCTGGTCACCCCCGACGAACTCGACGACCCCGACGACCTGGAGATCACCGGGCTGCTGAACGGCGAGGTCGTCCAGCAGGACCGCACCAAGTCCATGATCTTCCCGGTGCCGGAGCTCATCGCCCGGCTCTCGGCCGTGCTGCCGCTCTTCCCTGGTGACCTGGTCTTCACCGGCACCCCGGCGGGCGTCGGCAACCGCATGAACCCGCCGCGCTACCTCACCGATGGGGACGAACTCGTCAGCCGCATCGAGGGCATCGGCGAGATCCGCCAGCATTTCACCGGCCCCGCCCAGCGGCCGTCCGGGGGCTGA
- a CDS encoding IclR family transcriptional regulator: protein MPPREEPTSSLPADGSAASKRSYHVEALAKGLRLLGQFSEQRSSMKLTDMAVEAGVPLPTAFRMAATLVTEGFLEQLPDGAYRPAPKVLTLGFAALRGMDVVELADGPLRRLAAATGQTVNLGTLSGDQVLYLIRLRNNDLVTANIQVGSRLPAVNTSIGKVLLSSLDDAELDKRLTEESFTGATGPNAIRSPAELRPVLAHIRERGWAVQDEELAYGLRSVAAPLRDASGSVVAAANVAVPAMGFPVTRLLDELRPRLLNTCQEITRLLGGS, encoded by the coding sequence GTGCCGCCGCGTGAAGAACCGACCAGCTCCCTGCCCGCCGACGGCTCCGCGGCGTCCAAACGCAGCTACCACGTCGAGGCGCTGGCCAAGGGGCTGCGGCTGCTGGGGCAGTTCTCCGAACAGCGGTCGTCGATGAAGCTGACAGACATGGCCGTCGAGGCCGGGGTGCCGTTGCCGACCGCCTTCCGGATGGCCGCCACCCTGGTGACCGAGGGGTTCCTGGAGCAGCTGCCGGACGGCGCCTATCGTCCGGCCCCCAAAGTCCTCACGCTGGGCTTCGCGGCGTTGCGCGGCATGGACGTGGTGGAACTCGCCGACGGGCCGCTGCGCCGGCTCGCCGCGGCGACGGGCCAGACGGTCAACCTGGGCACCCTGTCCGGCGACCAGGTGCTGTACCTGATCCGGCTGCGCAACAACGACCTGGTGACCGCGAACATCCAGGTGGGCTCGCGGCTTCCGGCGGTCAACACCTCCATCGGAAAGGTCCTGTTGAGCAGCCTGGACGACGCCGAGCTGGACAAGCGCCTCACCGAAGAGTCCTTCACCGGGGCGACCGGCCCCAACGCGATCCGGTCGCCGGCGGAGCTGCGGCCGGTGCTGGCGCACATTCGCGAGCGGGGCTGGGCGGTGCAGGACGAGGAACTCGCCTACGGGCTGCGCTCGGTGGCCGCGCCCCTGCGTGACGCCTCCGGTTCGGTGGTGGCCGCGGCCAATGTGGCGGTGCCCGCGATGGGGTTTCCCGTCACCCGCCTGCTCGACGAACTGCGCCCGCGCCTGCTGAACACATGTCAGGAGATCACGCGGCTGCTCGGCGGAAGTTGA
- a CDS encoding cytochrome P450 codes for MTTAATPVSDVDIFADDVLTDPYAAYAVLRETGAAVYLERYDCWALPRYEHVRAALRDHERFSSVDSVGYEPSLNERRRGGVLATDPPEHEVLRAVLSESLAPRALAGLRDGIARRATELVEAVVARGSFDVVDDLARVFPLTVVADLIGMPLSARDEVLVFADAFFNTFGPLNERTTASVQVSHRLLEQLISMMNRDNLAPGGWGEALYQAADRGVIEEHQVGQLLRAYLVASMDTTINAISSALWLFAEHPTAWTALRSDRTLLHSAFEEVVRFESPVQVFFRRTTRPVEIDGVTIPPQAQVAMLFGSANRDPRKWPEPDKFDVGRAPMDHVGFGSGVHACAGQGLARLEGNAILSALLDRVSAIHLAGTPRRHLNNVIRGLESLPVTVTTGALS; via the coding sequence ATGACTACGGCCGCTACTCCGGTATCCGATGTGGACATCTTCGCCGACGATGTCCTGACCGATCCCTACGCCGCCTATGCGGTGTTGCGGGAGACGGGCGCCGCTGTGTACCTGGAGCGCTACGACTGCTGGGCCCTGCCCCGGTACGAGCACGTACGGGCGGCGCTGCGCGACCACGAACGGTTCTCCTCCGTGGACAGCGTGGGCTATGAGCCGTCGCTGAACGAACGCCGCCGAGGTGGTGTGCTGGCGACGGACCCGCCGGAGCACGAAGTGCTGCGCGCGGTGCTCTCGGAGAGCCTGGCCCCGCGTGCGTTGGCAGGGCTGCGAGACGGCATAGCCCGGCGTGCGACTGAGCTGGTCGAGGCCGTGGTGGCCCGCGGTTCATTCGACGTCGTGGATGATCTGGCGCGGGTGTTCCCGCTGACAGTGGTGGCGGATCTGATCGGGATGCCCCTGAGCGCGCGGGACGAGGTGCTCGTATTCGCCGACGCGTTCTTCAACACCTTCGGTCCCCTCAACGAGCGGACGACGGCGTCGGTGCAGGTCTCCCACCGGCTGCTCGAGCAGCTCATCTCGATGATGAACCGCGACAACCTTGCGCCGGGTGGCTGGGGCGAGGCGCTGTATCAGGCGGCCGACCGGGGCGTGATCGAGGAGCACCAGGTGGGACAGCTGTTGCGCGCGTACCTGGTGGCGAGCATGGACACGACCATCAACGCGATCAGCAGTGCGCTGTGGTTGTTCGCCGAGCACCCGACCGCGTGGACGGCCCTGCGCTCCGACCGGACGTTGCTCCATTCCGCTTTCGAGGAGGTCGTGCGGTTCGAATCACCGGTGCAGGTGTTCTTCCGCCGTACGACGCGGCCGGTGGAGATCGACGGCGTCACGATCCCGCCGCAGGCTCAGGTGGCGATGTTGTTCGGTTCGGCCAACCGGGATCCGCGCAAGTGGCCGGAGCCGGACAAGTTCGACGTGGGCCGGGCGCCGATGGACCACGTCGGGTTCGGCTCCGGAGTGCACGCCTGTGCCGGCCAGGGACTGGCACGGCTGGAGGGCAACGCGATCCTGTCGGCGCTGCTGGATCGCGTATCGGCGATCCACCTGGCCGGCACACCACGACGGCACCTCAACAACGTCATCCGGGGTCTGGAAAGCCTCCCGGTCACCGTCACGACGGGAGCACTCAGCTAG
- a CDS encoding alpha-hydroxy acid oxidase yields the protein MGELALRRARETFRRLEFHPSALRDVSHVSTETVILGRPSAQPFGFAPTGLTRVMHTGGERAVVAVAEQAGIPYALSTMGSTTIEDTAAAGPQARKWFQLFLWRDRSSAKDLVDRAAAAGYDTLILTVDTPVAGTRLRDVRNGLTVPQQLTLRTFVNGALHPRYWFDLLTTEPLTFANLAASGGTIADQIGRVFDPAITMADLEWLRGHWQGSLVVKGIQSVPDAQRVVDAGADGIVLSSHGGRQLDRAPVPVELVPAVRERLDGRADILVDTGVTTGADIVAALAMGANATLVGRAFPYGLMAGGQRGVARAVEILSREVVQTMALLGVNSVTELRPEHVSIRFP from the coding sequence GTGGGGGAGCTCGCGCTGCGTCGAGCTCGGGAGACCTTCCGGCGCCTGGAGTTCCATCCGTCGGCGCTCCGCGACGTCTCCCATGTGAGTACGGAAACGGTGATCCTCGGCAGACCGTCCGCCCAGCCTTTCGGGTTCGCTCCCACCGGCCTCACGCGCGTGATGCACACCGGAGGGGAACGAGCCGTCGTCGCCGTCGCCGAGCAGGCCGGGATTCCCTACGCCCTGTCCACGATGGGCAGTACCACGATCGAGGACACGGCGGCGGCCGGCCCTCAGGCGCGGAAGTGGTTCCAGCTGTTTCTGTGGCGTGATCGGAGCTCGGCCAAGGATCTGGTCGACCGTGCGGCCGCGGCCGGGTACGACACGCTGATCCTCACCGTGGACACCCCGGTCGCCGGGACTCGGCTGCGCGACGTGCGCAACGGGCTCACCGTGCCCCAGCAGCTCACGTTGCGTACCTTCGTCAACGGAGCCCTTCACCCCCGTTACTGGTTCGACCTGCTGACCACCGAGCCACTCACCTTCGCCAACCTGGCGGCCTCCGGGGGCACGATCGCCGACCAGATAGGCCGCGTCTTCGATCCCGCGATCACGATGGCCGACCTCGAATGGCTCCGCGGCCACTGGCAGGGCAGCCTCGTGGTCAAGGGCATCCAGTCGGTGCCTGATGCCCAGCGAGTGGTTGACGCCGGCGCGGACGGCATCGTGCTCTCCAGCCACGGCGGGCGGCAGTTGGACCGGGCCCCCGTACCCGTCGAGTTGGTCCCGGCCGTGCGCGAGAGGCTGGACGGACGGGCGGACATCCTGGTCGACACCGGTGTGACGACCGGTGCTGACATCGTGGCCGCCCTGGCGATGGGTGCCAACGCCACGTTGGTGGGTCGTGCCTTCCCCTACGGCTTGATGGCCGGCGGTCAGCGTGGGGTCGCTCGTGCCGTGGAGATCCTGTCGCGTGAGGTCGTCCAGACCATGGCACTGCTCGGGGTCAACAGCGTCACCGAACTACGCCCGGAGCACGTCTCGATCCGCTTCCCCTGA
- a CDS encoding SDR family oxidoreductase, with translation MTWLGLEGSRALVIGAGGLGAACARGLAEAEAHLAVVDVDEAKLKALRDDPALADADVHVIPADVTSSTACEEAVRAAADALSGLDVLVHAVGTNDRRAVVDTPDETWERILTLNLSSAFYAGRAAGRLMRRAGRGSMVFFSSVSSRLAHPHHAPYAATKGGLDQLAKVMAREWAADGVTVNAVAPGYTETELTREYLDRPGMREEMLSLVPAGRLGTPQDVVGAVLFLASARASFITGQVLYVDGGRTLV, from the coding sequence CGTGGTTGGGGTTGGAAGGCAGCCGGGCGCTCGTCATAGGGGCCGGCGGCCTGGGTGCCGCCTGCGCCCGAGGGCTCGCGGAGGCCGAGGCACACCTGGCCGTCGTGGACGTGGACGAGGCGAAGCTCAAGGCACTGCGGGACGATCCGGCACTCGCGGACGCCGATGTGCACGTGATTCCGGCCGATGTCACGTCCTCGACGGCCTGCGAGGAAGCCGTCCGGGCGGCGGCGGATGCGCTCAGCGGGCTGGACGTGCTGGTGCACGCGGTGGGAACGAACGACCGCCGGGCGGTGGTCGACACACCGGACGAGACGTGGGAACGGATCCTCACGCTGAACCTGTCGAGCGCCTTCTACGCAGGGCGGGCGGCGGGACGTCTGATGCGCCGGGCAGGGCGCGGGAGCATGGTGTTCTTCTCCTCGGTCTCCTCCCGGCTCGCCCACCCGCACCATGCCCCCTACGCGGCGACCAAGGGCGGACTGGACCAGCTGGCGAAGGTGATGGCCCGGGAGTGGGCCGCCGACGGTGTGACCGTCAACGCGGTCGCCCCTGGCTACACGGAGACCGAACTCACCCGCGAGTACCTGGACAGGCCGGGGATGCGCGAGGAAATGCTCAGCCTGGTCCCGGCAGGACGCCTGGGCACCCCGCAGGACGTGGTCGGCGCCGTGCTCTTCCTCGCCTCGGCGCGCGCGTCATTCATCACGGGGCAGGTGCTTTATGTGGACGGCGGCCGCACCCTCGTCTGA
- a CDS encoding SDR family oxidoreductase, protein MPIPRRFEGRTVLVTGAGTGYGAEIAVRAAQEGANVAVHYRSSAAGAEKTVARIKEVGGEAFTVQADIAVHADVVRMAEEVFIQFGGLDVLVNNVGDVAGDQMSWRDLTEESIDHVLAVDIKGTMLCTHEFGSRMLDQGHGSIVNIGSTVIVRGSARAPQYAAAKYGILGITKSYAQAFAPVVRVNTFAPGFIETETLLNRADWKSGRREDMIAKTPMGRIPGPAQLAGTALFLATDDASHMTGVYLNADGGFNMIGA, encoded by the coding sequence ATGCCCATCCCCCGCCGTTTCGAGGGCCGCACGGTCCTGGTCACCGGCGCCGGCACCGGCTACGGCGCCGAGATCGCCGTCCGCGCGGCCCAGGAGGGCGCCAACGTCGCCGTCCACTACCGCAGCTCCGCCGCCGGAGCCGAGAAGACCGTCGCCCGCATCAAGGAGGTGGGCGGCGAGGCGTTCACCGTGCAGGCCGACATCGCCGTCCACGCCGACGTCGTCCGCATGGCCGAGGAGGTCTTCATCCAGTTCGGCGGCCTCGACGTACTGGTCAACAACGTCGGTGACGTGGCGGGCGACCAGATGTCCTGGCGGGACCTCACCGAGGAGTCCATCGACCACGTACTCGCCGTGGACATCAAGGGAACCATGCTCTGCACGCACGAGTTCGGCTCCCGGATGCTGGACCAGGGCCACGGCTCGATCGTCAACATCGGCTCCACCGTGATCGTGCGCGGCAGCGCGCGGGCGCCGCAGTACGCCGCCGCGAAGTACGGCATCCTCGGCATCACCAAGTCCTACGCCCAGGCCTTCGCACCCGTCGTCCGGGTCAACACCTTCGCACCCGGCTTCATCGAGACCGAGACGCTCCTGAACCGGGCGGACTGGAAGTCCGGCCGCCGCGAGGACATGATCGCCAAGACTCCGATGGGCCGCATCCCCGGCCCGGCCCAACTCGCGGGCACCGCCCTCTTCCTCGCCACCGACGACGCCTCCCACATGACCGGTGTCTACCTCAACGCCGACGGCGGCTTCAACATGATCGGCGCCTGA
- a CDS encoding carboxymuconolactone decarboxylase family protein: MGVRLAGLLPGELDEEQAEVYRAITGGARASGPQAFPLTDQEGRLRGPFNAMLLSPPVGLATQALGAAVRYRSSLSDRVREMAILAVAAHWGSAFEREAHEAVGRTSGGLAESEMAALRAGGMPELTEPAERAALRATTALLRCGTLNDDEYTDAVSAAGERGVFELTTLVGYYSMLALQLRVFLGEPSASGSDDRGPQSLATPWPLATP, encoded by the coding sequence ATGGGAGTACGACTGGCCGGGCTGCTGCCCGGTGAACTGGACGAGGAGCAGGCCGAGGTCTACCGGGCCATCACCGGCGGCGCCCGCGCCTCGGGGCCGCAGGCGTTCCCACTGACCGACCAGGAGGGGCGGCTGCGTGGCCCCTTCAACGCCATGTTGCTGAGCCCTCCGGTGGGTCTCGCGACGCAGGCCCTCGGCGCGGCCGTGCGCTACCGCTCCTCGCTGAGCGATCGCGTGCGGGAGATGGCGATCCTCGCCGTGGCCGCCCACTGGGGCAGCGCCTTCGAGCGGGAAGCTCACGAGGCCGTCGGCCGCACCAGCGGTGGCCTGGCCGAATCGGAGATGGCCGCACTGCGCGCCGGCGGGATGCCGGAACTCACCGAGCCGGCCGAGCGCGCTGCCCTGCGGGCGACGACAGCACTGCTGCGGTGCGGCACATTGAACGACGACGAGTACACCGACGCCGTGAGCGCGGCCGGAGAGCGAGGCGTGTTCGAGCTGACGACGCTGGTCGGCTACTACTCGATGCTCGCTCTGCAGTTGCGCGTATTTCTGGGCGAGCCAAGCGCATCCGGTTCCGATGACCGCGGACCTCAGTCCCTGGCAACGCCTTGGCCCCTGGCGACGCCTTGA